The genomic window CCTGTGGCTGATGTTTTTTATCGCAGGTTAAAAGATATTATGAATTGACAATTGAAAATTCCAATAAACTGGGATTGAACTTTTGAGCATATGGAAAAATAATTTAAAAAAACTTGAAATACCAAAAAAATTATATATAAATAAAACAATAAAGTCCCCTAGGTAGGGGACAATTTTTAAAAATTAATTCTAATAAAAAAATGAAACTTGACTGAAAAACTTTACAAGAGTCCATAAGACAAATAATAGATGAGTACAAATTTGATCCACAACAAGTTTTAGAGATTGTAAAAATGTGAGTAAAAAGTGCATTTAGAAAAGATTATCTTAGTTGAGATAAAAAATATAATATTTATGTTAGTATTTGAAAAGACTGACAAATAAAAATTTTCAAAGAATTGGAAGTTGTAGAAGAAGTTGAAGATACAAACAAACAAATTGATCTAGAACAAGCAGCAGATTACAAGGAAAATGCACAAATATGAGATATAATATATATAGATATAACTCCTGAAAATTTAGAGTTTTCTAGGATATCTGTACAGGCTGCAGCTCAAACAATAAAGCAAAATATGAAAAAAATAGAAAGAGAAAGATTTTTTGAAAAATTTAAAGACAAAGAGTGAGAAATACTAAAAGCAAAAGTTTTGAGACTTATAAATGAAAATGTAGTACTTGATGTTGAGGGAACTACAGTAATTTTGTCTCAAGACTGACAAATACCAAATAGAATTTATAATGAGTGAGAAGAAATACTTGTGCTTTTGAGACAAATTTCTAAGTGATCTTGAGGTGTAGTTTTGGATATCACTCAATCTTCAAATGATTTTATAGAAACAATACTTAGAAAATCAGTACCAGAACTGGATGAATGAGTAGTTGAAATACTAAAAATAACTAGATTTCCTTGAAAAAAAACAAAAGTATTGGTAGATAGTGATGATGATAGAGTAGACCCAGTTGGAGTTTTCATTTGACAAAATGGTGAAAGAATAAGTAATATCCTATCACTACTTGAATGAGAAAAAATTGAATTTATTCAAAAATACGATGACCCTATAATGTTTATCAAAGAAGCATTAAAACCAGCAAGAGTAGAAAAAGTAAACATAAAATGAAACACAGCATATATAGATGTAGCAAGTGATCAGAAAGCTTTAGCAATTTGAAAACAAGCAGTAAATATTAGACTAGCTAGTAACATAACTTGATACAAAATTCAAGTATCCTAAATAAATTTATTTTTATAAGTATTTTCAAAAATGTATGAATATACTGTATGATTAGAAATCCATGTGAAACTAAATAGTAAAACCAAACTTTTTTGTAAATGTAAAAACGATCAAGAGTTTGATAACATCTCTTCCAATGAAAACATATGTCCTGTTTGTACTGGTCAGCCATGAGCATTGCCTGTATTGTCCCAAGAGCCTTTTGAAAAAGCAGTAATGTTATGACTTGCTTTGAATTGTAAAATTGCAAATGAATCATATTTTGATAGAAAATCTTATTTTTATCCCGATTTACCACTTTGATATCAAATAACACAATTGAATGCACCTACAAATGAAGAATGATATGTCAATTTTTTTACTGAAAACTACAACCAAGAAAATAGTGTGAGGATAGAAAGAGCTCATATAGAATCTGATGCATGAAAAACAATTCATGAATGAGGAAAAGCAATGTTGGATTTTAATCGTGCAGGAACTCCTTTGGTAGAAATAGTTACTTATCCAGATTTTGAGTCAGACGATCAAGTAGTTGATTTTCTAAAAGAACTTCAAAGATTGGTTAGATTCAATAATATATGATTTGCAGATATGGAAAAATGACAATTAAGAGTAGATGTAAATATATCTACCAGAAAAAAAGGTGATGACCAACTTTGAACTAAAGTAGAACTTAAAAACATGAACAGTTTTTGAGCCATTAAAAGAGCAATAAACAACGAGTTTGAAAGACAAAAACAGATTTTGGAATCAGGAGAAGAAATACAACAACAAACTAGATGATGGGATGATGATCTTTGAGAAAGTTATTTGATGAGAAGTAAGGAAGATGCTCTAGATTATAGATATTTTCCAGAACCAGATATGCCACCAGTATATATTACAGAAAATGAAATATGAAAAATCAAACAAACATTAGTAGAACCAACTTTTTCTAAAATCAAAAGATATACTAAAGATTATGGTTTTAATAAAGAATATGTAAATGCATTGATACAAAATACTGATATCAATTTTTATTTTGAAGATATTGTAAATAATTGAATCCAGCCAAAATTGGCAGCCAAATGGATAGTTACTGAACTGTTGTGATTTATGAGTAATGATATACAGTATTTAACTGATTTTAAATTTGGTAAAAAACAGTTTTTTGATTTTTTGGAACTTATCCAAAACTGACAGCTTATGGATTCTCATGGAAAACAAGTTTTGAAAGAAATGGTAAATACAGGTAAAAATCCTACACAAATTATAGAAGAAAAATGACTAAAACCTATGAATCTAGATGATATTGAATGATTTGTGGATGAAGTACTGGCTGAAAATCCTCAAGCAGTAGAAGATATCAAAAATTGAGAACAAAAAGCAATAGGATTTTTGGTGTGACAAGTAATGAAAAAATCTCAATGAAAAGCAGAACCAAAACAAGTTAATAAACTTATACAAGATAAAACTTCAAAATAATGTTTGATTTTATAGTTGAATATATCAAAAAACCAACTCAAATTGGGACTTTTTTACCTTGTTTTTGATGACTGGTAGATTCAGTAATATCAAACATAGATTTTTCTAATGATTTGACAATATTGGAGTTTGGCCCATGAAACTGAAACTTTACAAAGAAAATACTCAGAAAAGCTACTCAAAAATCTTGTTTATATAGTTTTGAAATTAATGAAAAGTTTTATGAAAACTGTCAAAATATTGAAGATGAAAGGCTTGTTTTAGTCAATGATTCTGCAGAAAATATATCCAAATATATTGATAAAAAAGTAGATGTTATAATTTCTTGAGTACCTTTGTCGGCTTTGGATAAAAAATTAAGAATGAAAATAATAGAAAATTCTTATAACTTTTTGAGAAAAGATTGAAAGTTTATTCAGTATCAATACTTTTCTTCAGCATATTCTGATCTTAAACTCTTTTTTCCAAGTATTCAAAAATATAGAGTTTATTTTCATTTACCTCCTGCAATTTATTATTTTTGACAAAAATAATGTCGTATTTTTTTACAAAAAGATTTTTGAAAAATCCATCATTAGTAGGTTCTATGGTGCCGTCTTCTTCATTTTTGATTGAAAAAATACTATCAAATATAGATTTTTCTAAAGATTTGATGATTTTGGAGTTTTGACCATGAGATTGAAATTTTACCAAACAAATTTTAGCCAAAATGACTCCAAATTCAAAAATTATCTGTTTTGAATTAGACGAGGAGTTATTCAAAATATGTAAGAATATCAACGATAATAGACTCCAAGTATATCAAGAATCAGCCGAAAACATTACCAATAAAATAACTCAAAAAGTAGATACAATAGTGTCATCACTGCCTTTTTGAAGTATGGATATTTATACCGTAGAAAGTATCCTTACAAACTCTTACAACCTTTTAAAAAAAGATTGACTTTTTTTGCAGTATCAGTATTTTCTTTCAAACAAAAAAAACTTTACAAAAGTTTTTGACAAAGTTGATTTGGATTTTGAGGTTTTGAATATACCTCCTGCTTTTATTTATAAATGCCAAAAACATGAAAATTAAGTTGTTGTTGTATGTTTTTGCTTTTATTGTTATTTGATTTATATTTTCTTTTTCTACATATCTGCTTTTTTCAAGCTACTCTGACAGAGTATGTTTTGATGATT from Candidatus Absconditicoccus praedator includes these protein-coding regions:
- the nusA gene encoding transcription termination factor NusA, whose translation is MKLDGKTLQESIRQIIDEYKFDPQQVLEIVKMGVKSAFRKDYLSGDKKYNIYVSIGKDGQIKIFKELEVVEEVEDTNKQIDLEQAADYKENAQIGDIIYIDITPENLEFSRISVQAAAQTIKQNMKKIERERFFEKFKDKEGEILKAKVLRLINENVVLDVEGTTVILSQDGQIPNRIYNEGEEILVLLRQISKGSGGVVLDITQSSNDFIETILRKSVPELDEGVVEILKITRFPGKKTKVLVDSDDDRVDPVGVFIGQNGERISNILSLLEGEKIEFIQKYDDPIMFIKEALKPARVEKVNIKGNTAYIDVASDQKALAIGKQAVNIRLASNITGYKIQVS
- the gatB gene encoding Asp-tRNA(Asn)/Glu-tRNA(Gln) amidotransferase subunit GatB; protein product: MYEYTVGLEIHVKLNSKTKLFCKCKNDQEFDNISSNENICPVCTGQPGALPVLSQEPFEKAVMLGLALNCKIANESYFDRKSYFYPDLPLGYQITQLNAPTNEEGYVNFFTENYNQENSVRIERAHIESDAGKTIHEGGKAMLDFNRAGTPLVEIVTYPDFESDDQVVDFLKELQRLVRFNNIGFADMEKGQLRVDVNISTRKKGDDQLGTKVELKNMNSFGAIKRAINNEFERQKQILESGEEIQQQTRGWDDDLGESYLMRSKEDALDYRYFPEPDMPPVYITENEIGKIKQTLVEPTFSKIKRYTKDYGFNKEYVNALIQNTDINFYFEDIVNNGIQPKLAAKWIVTELLGFMSNDIQYLTDFKFGKKQFFDFLELIQNGQLMDSHGKQVLKEMVNTGKNPTQIIEEKGLKPMNLDDIEGFVDEVLAENPQAVEDIKNGEQKAIGFLVGQVMKKSQGKAEPKQVNKLIQDKTSK
- a CDS encoding class I SAM-dependent methyltransferase, with protein sequence MFDFIVEYIKKPTQIGTFLPCFGGLVDSVISNIDFSNDLTILEFGPGNGNFTKKILRKATQKSCLYSFEINEKFYENCQNIEDERLVLVNDSAENISKYIDKKVDVIISGVPLSALDKKLRMKIIENSYNFLRKDGKFIQYQYFSSAYSDLKLFFPSIQKYRVYFHLPPAIYYFGQK
- a CDS encoding class I SAM-dependent methyltransferase — protein: MSYFFTKRFLKNPSLVGSMVPSSSFLIEKILSNIDFSKDLMILEFGPGDGNFTKQILAKMTPNSKIICFELDEELFKICKNINDNRLQVYQESAENITNKITQKVDTIVSSLPFGSMDIYTVESILTNSYNLLKKDGLFLQYQYFLSNKKNFTKVFDKVDLDFEVLNIPPAFIYKCQKHEN